The following are encoded together in the Gordonia insulae genome:
- a CDS encoding LacI family DNA-binding transcriptional regulator encodes MRDGNRAPTLKEIAERAGVHVSTASRVLRQPEPADGWSASASRVRRVAAELGYQPNLWAASLRTRKTTTLGVVMTRLTDGVVATTYQGIEKAATRAGYSVLLSSPPDDLDAQRGAIELLIGRQVDGLLLSGLHNPGRPFIDSLSVGHVPLLTVTRHAEAGLPFVGGDDRNGGRLAARHLLDRGYTDLAVIAGPAHATTASDRVAGFRAALAAAAVTIPARRIVHSSFEVEGGIEAGRALLASAERPRAIFTVSDSIAIGVMGVARDLGLRIPDDVALVGYNDIPVVAQLPVPLTTIRSPAHEIGATAARRLLDLVDGREPETIRLPVELIARATT; translated from the coding sequence ATGCGTGACGGCAACCGCGCACCCACGCTCAAGGAGATCGCCGAACGTGCCGGCGTGCACGTCTCCACCGCCTCCCGCGTGCTGCGCCAGCCCGAGCCCGCCGACGGGTGGTCGGCGTCGGCGTCGCGGGTGCGCCGGGTGGCCGCGGAGCTCGGCTACCAGCCCAATCTGTGGGCGGCCAGCCTGCGCACACGCAAGACCACCACCCTCGGGGTCGTGATGACCCGCCTCACCGACGGCGTGGTCGCGACCACCTACCAGGGCATCGAGAAGGCGGCCACCCGCGCCGGATACTCGGTCCTCTTGTCGAGCCCACCCGACGACCTCGACGCCCAACGCGGCGCCATCGAACTGCTGATCGGCCGGCAGGTGGACGGACTGCTGCTCAGCGGCCTGCACAACCCGGGCCGCCCGTTCATCGACTCCCTCTCGGTCGGACACGTGCCGCTCCTGACGGTGACGCGCCACGCCGAGGCCGGGCTCCCGTTCGTCGGCGGTGACGACCGCAACGGCGGCCGGCTGGCGGCGCGGCATCTGCTCGATCGCGGGTACACCGACCTCGCCGTGATCGCCGGGCCGGCGCACGCCACCACCGCGAGCGATCGGGTGGCCGGTTTCCGGGCCGCTCTCGCCGCCGCAGCCGTGACCATTCCCGCCCGCCGGATCGTGCACTCGTCATTCGAGGTGGAGGGCGGCATCGAGGCCGGCCGCGCGTTGCTCGCATCGGCCGAGCGTCCGCGGGCGATCTTCACGGTCTCCGACAGCATCGCCATCGGCGTGATGGGCGTGGCCCGCGACCTCGGGCTCCGCATCCCCGACGACGTGGCACTCGTCGGCTACAACGACATCCCCGTGGTCGCGCAGCTGCCGGTCCCGCTGACGACGATCCGTTCACCCGCACACGAGATCGGGGCGACGGCCGCCCGGCGACTCCTCGACCTGGTCGACGGCCGTGAACCCGAGACCATCCGCCTGCCGGTCGAGCTGATCGCGCGCGCGACGACCTGA
- a CDS encoding acyl-CoA dehydrogenase family protein, with translation MSRPQTLSQLFALDSLLEPEEIAIRDTVRKFADERLRPHVADWFEDAKLPARDIAKELGSLGALGMHLEGYGCPGLSATTYGLACLELEAVDSGIRSLVSVQGSLAMFSIHHWGSEEQKQEWLPRMAAGDAIGCFGLTEPDFGSNPAGMRTHAKRDGDDWVLNGTKMWITNGSIADVAVVWAQTDLADSPGGIRGFVVPTDTPGFSAPEIHKKVSLRASVTSELVLDDVRLPQSAMLPEAQGLRGPLTSLGEARFGIIFGAMGAARDCLEVAIDYSQTREVFDKPLAGYQLTQAKIADMALEVGKGHLLAYHLGRLKDRGEITPEQVSTGKLNSVREAIAIARECRTILGANGITLEYPVIRHANNLESVLTYEGTSEVHQLTIGKALTGEGAFR, from the coding sequence ATGTCCCGACCGCAGACCCTGAGTCAACTCTTCGCTCTCGATTCGCTTCTCGAGCCCGAGGAGATCGCGATCCGCGACACCGTCCGGAAATTCGCCGACGAGCGCCTGCGTCCGCATGTCGCGGACTGGTTCGAGGACGCGAAGCTGCCCGCCCGGGACATCGCGAAGGAACTCGGGTCGCTCGGTGCGCTCGGCATGCATCTGGAGGGGTACGGCTGCCCGGGCCTCAGCGCGACGACCTACGGTCTGGCGTGCCTCGAACTCGAGGCGGTGGACTCGGGTATCCGCAGTCTCGTCTCGGTGCAGGGCTCGCTGGCGATGTTCTCCATCCATCATTGGGGCAGCGAGGAGCAGAAGCAGGAGTGGTTGCCGCGCATGGCCGCCGGTGACGCGATCGGATGTTTCGGACTGACCGAGCCCGATTTCGGGTCCAATCCGGCCGGGATGCGCACCCACGCCAAGCGCGACGGCGACGACTGGGTGCTCAACGGCACCAAGATGTGGATCACCAACGGCTCGATCGCCGACGTCGCCGTCGTCTGGGCGCAGACCGACCTCGCCGACAGCCCGGGCGGCATCCGCGGATTCGTCGTCCCCACCGACACCCCCGGCTTCTCCGCCCCGGAGATCCACAAGAAGGTCTCGCTGCGCGCGTCGGTCACCTCCGAACTCGTGCTCGACGACGTCCGCCTCCCGCAGTCGGCGATGCTGCCCGAGGCGCAGGGACTCCGCGGACCCCTCACGAGTCTCGGTGAGGCCCGCTTCGGCATCATCTTCGGCGCCATGGGCGCCGCGCGGGACTGTCTCGAGGTCGCCATCGACTACTCGCAGACGCGGGAGGTGTTCGACAAGCCGCTCGCCGGTTACCAGCTGACCCAGGCCAAGATCGCCGACATGGCACTCGAGGTGGGCAAGGGGCACCTGCTGGCCTACCACCTCGGCCGCCTCAAAGACCGCGGCGAGATCACCCCCGAGCAGGTCAGCACCGGCAAGCTCAACAGCGTGCGCGAGGCCATCGCCATCGCCCGCGAGTGCCGAACCATCTTGGGCGCCAACGGGATCACCCTCGAGTATCCGGTCATCCGGCACGCCAACAACCTCGAGTCGGTGCTCACCTACGAGGGCACCTCGGAGGTCCACCAGCTGACCATCGGCAAGGCGCTCACGGGCGAGGGCGCATTCCGGTGA
- a CDS encoding CaiB/BaiF CoA transferase family protein encodes MSDPLGDDPGGALGGLVIADFGRVLAGPYATMLLADLGAEVVKIERPGSGDDTRSWGPPWVGEESSYFLSVNRNKRSLALDLADPDGLAAARRLVERADVVVENFLPGTMDRLGLGHDAVREINPDIVYCSVTGFGGDHQLPGYDLLIQAVGGLMSVTGPDPATPTKVGVAMVDVITGLHAAVGILAALRHRDRTGEGQRVEVNLLSSLLSALVNQASGYVSAGVVPQAMGNRHPSVAPYEVFETADRPLVLAVGNDRQFAALVDVLGLPDMASDNRFATNAARVAHRDELVELLTAVLRRDTADAWFAVLTDRRVPCGPLNDIADAVALAERLGLQPVVTVDDPRRDVPIRQVANPIRMSATPATYRSAPPRLDEDGRIGQEA; translated from the coding sequence GTGAGCGACCCGCTCGGCGACGACCCGGGCGGAGCGCTCGGCGGGCTGGTGATCGCCGATTTCGGCCGGGTGCTCGCCGGGCCGTACGCGACGATGCTGCTCGCCGATCTGGGCGCCGAGGTGGTCAAGATCGAACGCCCCGGTTCGGGTGACGACACCCGCAGCTGGGGTCCGCCGTGGGTCGGGGAGGAGTCGTCGTACTTCTTGTCGGTCAACCGCAACAAGCGGTCACTGGCCCTCGATCTCGCCGACCCCGACGGGCTGGCCGCGGCCCGACGTCTCGTCGAGCGTGCGGATGTGGTCGTCGAGAATTTCCTGCCGGGCACGATGGACCGACTCGGTCTCGGCCACGACGCGGTGCGGGAGATCAACCCGGACATCGTCTACTGCTCGGTGACGGGTTTCGGCGGTGACCATCAGCTCCCCGGCTACGACCTCCTCATCCAGGCCGTCGGCGGACTGATGAGCGTCACCGGGCCGGACCCGGCCACGCCGACCAAGGTCGGTGTCGCGATGGTCGACGTGATCACCGGTCTGCATGCCGCCGTCGGCATCCTCGCGGCGCTGCGACATCGTGACCGTACGGGCGAGGGTCAGCGGGTCGAGGTGAACCTGCTGTCGTCGTTGTTGTCCGCGTTGGTGAATCAGGCGTCGGGATACGTCAGCGCCGGCGTCGTGCCGCAGGCGATGGGCAATCGCCATCCGAGCGTCGCGCCCTACGAGGTGTTCGAGACCGCGGACCGACCGCTGGTGCTCGCGGTCGGCAACGACCGACAGTTCGCGGCACTCGTCGATGTGCTCGGGCTGCCGGATATGGCGTCGGACAACCGCTTTGCCACGAATGCGGCCCGCGTCGCCCATCGCGACGAACTCGTCGAGCTGCTGACCGCCGTGCTCCGCCGGGACACCGCCGACGCATGGTTCGCCGTGCTGACGGATCGTCGGGTGCCGTGCGGTCCGCTCAACGACATCGCCGATGCCGTCGCGCTCGCCGAACGGCTCGGGCTGCAGCCGGTCGTCACCGTCGACGACCCACGCCGGGATGTCCCGATCCGGCAGGTGGCCAACCCGATCCGGATGAGCGCCACGCCGGCCACCTATCGGTCGGCGCCGCCACGACTCGACGAGGACGGACGGATCGGCCAGGAGGCGTGA
- the disA gene encoding DNA integrity scanning diadenylate cyclase DisA gives MVEIAKSELTRETLARVAPGTGLRDGLERILRGGTGALIVLGHDSDVEKICDGGFHLDVEFAPTRLRELAKMDGAVVLSTDGKRIVRANVQLVPDPTIPTEESGTRHRAAERTAIQTRHPVISVSASMSIVSVYVDGVRRVVESPDPILSRANVALATLERYKMRLDEVIAGLSRAEIEDYVLLRDAMSTAQRMEMVRRVSVEIEEYVLELGVNGRQVSLQLEELISENDTMRELLVRDYYASPEPASTEEVRQALETVEALSDADLLDLTLLAGAFGYPTTIEAQDTAMSPRGYRLLARISRLQFAHVDRLVRSFGTLQSLLATSAADLQAVEGIGSIWARHIREGLSRLAESSIERYE, from the coding sequence ATGGTCGAGATCGCGAAGTCCGAGCTGACCCGGGAGACGCTGGCGCGGGTCGCGCCGGGAACCGGGTTGCGGGACGGACTCGAACGCATCCTGCGCGGCGGAACCGGTGCCCTGATCGTGCTCGGCCACGACTCCGACGTGGAGAAGATCTGCGACGGCGGCTTCCACCTCGACGTCGAGTTCGCCCCCACCCGTCTGCGTGAGTTGGCGAAAATGGATGGGGCCGTGGTTCTCTCGACCGACGGCAAACGGATCGTACGCGCCAACGTGCAGTTGGTGCCGGACCCCACGATCCCGACCGAGGAGTCCGGTACCCGACATCGCGCGGCCGAACGTACCGCCATCCAAACCCGCCACCCGGTGATCTCGGTGAGCGCCTCGATGTCGATCGTGAGCGTCTACGTCGACGGCGTACGACGTGTCGTCGAGAGTCCCGATCCGATCCTGTCCCGCGCGAACGTCGCGCTGGCCACCCTCGAGCGCTACAAGATGCGACTCGACGAGGTCATCGCCGGCCTGTCGCGGGCCGAGATCGAGGATTACGTGTTGTTGCGTGATGCCATGTCGACCGCGCAGCGGATGGAGATGGTGCGCCGCGTCTCGGTGGAGATCGAGGAGTACGTGCTCGAACTCGGGGTGAACGGCCGACAGGTCAGCCTGCAACTCGAGGAACTGATCAGCGAGAACGACACGATGCGCGAACTGCTGGTGCGCGACTACTACGCGAGTCCCGAACCGGCGAGCACCGAGGAGGTACGCCAGGCGCTCGAGACCGTCGAGGCGCTCTCCGACGCCGATCTGCTGGATCTGACCCTGCTCGCCGGGGCCTTCGGCTATCCGACGACGATCGAGGCGCAGGACACCGCGATGAGTCCACGCGGTTACCGACTGCTCGCACGGATCTCCCGACTGCAGTTCGCCCACGTCGATCGCCTGGTCCGCAGTTTCGGCACCCTGCAGTCGCTGCTCGCGACGAGTGCCGCCGATCTGCAGGCGGTCGAGGGCATCGGCAGCATCTGGGCCCGCCACATCCGTGAGGGACTCTCGCGGCTGGCCGAGAGCAGCATCGAACGCTACGAGTAG
- a CDS encoding PaaI family thioesterase, whose product MKSGFVVPTDLDPIERHPKAVGPGERMRMHNHMCYGCGEDSPNGLHLEIYAGEGFTIRASMEVEPHFEGGPGVLHGGILTTAFDDVMGMAPLLVGPSAVTVHLEVDFLRPIPVGSTLELSATLLGRQRRKLYTEGVAHIGDPDQPVAVAHAIFVSINAREHFAEHLDKSQISDEYKQRLSRP is encoded by the coding sequence GTGAAGAGCGGTTTTGTGGTGCCCACCGACCTGGACCCGATCGAACGTCATCCGAAGGCGGTCGGGCCGGGCGAGCGGATGCGCATGCACAATCACATGTGTTACGGCTGCGGCGAGGACTCGCCGAACGGGCTGCATCTGGAGATATACGCCGGGGAGGGCTTCACGATCCGGGCGTCGATGGAGGTCGAGCCGCATTTCGAGGGTGGACCGGGCGTACTCCACGGGGGCATCCTGACCACCGCGTTCGACGACGTGATGGGGATGGCGCCGCTGCTGGTGGGGCCGTCGGCGGTCACCGTCCATCTGGAGGTCGACTTCCTGCGGCCGATCCCCGTCGGCTCCACGCTGGAGTTGTCCGCCACCCTGCTCGGCCGGCAGCGCCGCAAGCTGTACACCGAGGGCGTCGCGCACATCGGCGACCCCGATCAGCCGGTGGCGGTGGCGCACGCGATCTTCGTGTCCATCAACGCGCGCGAGCATTTCGCCGAGCACCTGGACAAGAGCCAGATCTCCGACGAGTACAAGCAGCGGCTGTCGCGGCCGTGA
- the radA gene encoding DNA repair protein RadA produces MAKPRSSFRCSACGHSVGKWVGRCPECGEWGTVDETAAAVRPNGVGGVAPTSPARPITEIDANASVAVATGIEELDRVLGRGVVPGSVILLAGEPGVGKSTLLLETVKHWAQRGQTALYLTGEESAGQVRMRAERTGAVHQNVYLAAETDLATILGHVDEVNPSLVVVDSVQTVVATGTDGVTGGVTQIRAVTTALVSMAKNRGIAVVLVGHVTKDGAVAGPRSLEHLVDVVLSFEGDRHSSLRMVRGIKNRFGAADEVGCFEQRDDGIHEVPDPSGIFLHQRDTDVSGTANLVTMDGKRALVGEIQALGNESTMATPRRAVSGLDSARVAMVLAVLQSRMGIIQIAKNEIYVATVGGMRVTEPAADLAIALSVHSAIEGRTIPHSTVAIGEVGLAGEVRRVTAVARRVAEAKRLGFRHAIVPAGGDENLPAGIRITRVSDLGQAVNACTASPVNAPF; encoded by the coding sequence GTGGCCAAACCCAGATCATCGTTCCGGTGCAGCGCCTGCGGACACTCCGTCGGCAAATGGGTGGGCCGCTGCCCGGAGTGCGGCGAATGGGGCACCGTCGACGAGACCGCCGCCGCCGTGCGTCCGAACGGGGTCGGCGGCGTCGCACCGACCAGCCCGGCCCGACCCATCACCGAGATCGACGCCAATGCATCCGTCGCGGTGGCCACCGGCATCGAGGAACTCGACCGTGTCCTCGGCCGCGGCGTCGTCCCCGGATCGGTGATCCTGCTCGCCGGCGAGCCGGGCGTCGGCAAGTCCACACTCCTGCTCGAGACGGTCAAACACTGGGCGCAGCGCGGTCAGACGGCGCTGTATCTCACCGGCGAGGAGTCCGCCGGGCAGGTCCGGATGCGGGCCGAACGTACCGGCGCCGTCCACCAGAACGTCTATCTCGCAGCCGAAACCGACCTCGCCACCATCCTCGGGCACGTCGACGAGGTGAATCCGTCACTGGTGGTGGTGGATTCGGTGCAGACCGTCGTGGCCACCGGGACCGACGGGGTGACCGGCGGTGTCACACAGATCCGGGCGGTGACCACCGCGCTGGTCTCGATGGCGAAGAACCGCGGCATCGCGGTGGTCCTCGTCGGGCATGTCACCAAGGACGGTGCGGTCGCCGGCCCGCGGTCACTGGAGCATCTCGTCGACGTCGTGCTGTCGTTCGAGGGCGACCGGCACTCGAGTCTCCGCATGGTGCGAGGCATCAAGAACCGGTTCGGTGCGGCCGACGAGGTCGGCTGCTTCGAGCAACGCGACGACGGCATCCACGAGGTGCCCGACCCGTCCGGGATCTTTCTGCATCAGCGCGACACCGATGTGAGCGGAACCGCGAACCTGGTGACCATGGACGGCAAACGGGCACTCGTCGGCGAGATCCAGGCGTTGGGCAACGAATCGACGATGGCGACGCCGCGGCGGGCCGTTTCCGGTCTCGACTCCGCGCGTGTCGCGATGGTGCTGGCAGTGCTGCAGAGCCGCATGGGAATCATCCAGATCGCCAAGAACGAGATCTACGTGGCCACTGTCGGCGGGATGCGGGTGACCGAGCCGGCCGCCGACCTGGCCATCGCCCTCTCGGTCCACTCGGCGATCGAAGGCCGGACCATTCCGCATTCCACGGTCGCGATCGGCGAGGTCGGTCTGGCCGGCGAGGTGCGGCGGGTGACCGCGGTGGCCCGCCGAGTGGCGGAGGCGAAGCGGCTCGGCTTCCGACACGCGATCGTGCCCGCCGGCGGCGACGAGAACCTGCCCGCAGGCATCCGCATCACCCGGGTGTCGGATCTGGGTCAGGCGGTGAATGCCTGCACGGCCAGCCCGGTGAACGCACCGTTCTGA
- a CDS encoding copper chaperone PCu(A)C: MKATAIAAFGIALALGTTACGAGQISQTANQEPAVNGNLANVGSMQLRNVQIVYPQDKADEVFGNGGPFQVSFVITNIDPVENDRLTGIVAPDGGTVSIVGNTQIPAGQALRAGKPIGLLEPQDVKTTDAEKRATVVLTGAGKTVAPGLTTPLTFRFEKSGEITVNTPVDVGTYQVREDKIRQAEAPADEHSGGH, from the coding sequence ATGAAGGCCACCGCGATCGCCGCGTTCGGGATCGCGCTCGCACTCGGCACCACCGCGTGCGGTGCCGGTCAGATCTCGCAGACCGCGAACCAGGAGCCTGCCGTCAACGGCAACCTGGCGAACGTCGGCAGCATGCAGTTGCGCAACGTGCAGATCGTGTACCCCCAGGACAAGGCCGACGAGGTGTTCGGCAACGGCGGCCCGTTCCAGGTCTCCTTCGTGATCACCAACATCGACCCGGTCGAGAACGACCGCCTGACCGGGATCGTCGCCCCCGACGGCGGCACCGTCAGCATCGTCGGCAACACCCAGATCCCCGCGGGCCAGGCGCTGCGGGCCGGCAAGCCGATCGGCCTGCTCGAGCCCCAGGACGTCAAGACCACCGACGCGGAGAAGCGTGCGACCGTGGTGCTGACCGGCGCGGGCAAGACGGTCGCGCCGGGTCTCACCACACCGCTGACCTTCCGCTTCGAGAAGTCGGGCGAGATCACCGTCAACACCCCGGTGGACGTCGGCACCTATCAGGTCCGCGAGGACAAGATCCGGCAGGCCGAGGCGCCCGCCGACGAGCACTCCGGCGGCCACTGA